CGCCGGAAGCTACACCGATCCGCTCGTTCAGGCGTCCTTTGGCTTCATTCTCGTCGGTCTCCTGTTGAAGATCGCCGTCTTCCCGCTGCACACGTGGCAGCCCGACGCCTACACCTACGCGCCGGATACGGTGAGCGCCTACATTTCGGCGCTCGTCTCGACAACCGCCGCGTATGCACTGATCCGGATCTCCTACGACGTGTTTACGGTCGACTTCTTTGTGGCCAACCCGTTGATCACCGACGCCGTCGTGCTCGTCGCTTCTATCAGTATCGTCGTCGGGAGTCTGCTGGCAGCGATGCAAACCGAGATCAAACGCGTGTTCGCCTACTCCTCGGTTGCCCAGTTCGGCATGATCGTCGTTGCCATCGGATTGAATAGCGAAACCGCGCTCTTCGGTGCGGTGATCCACCTCATCGGCCACGGTCTCATGAAGGCAACGCTGTTCATGGGCGCGGGGATTCTGTCGACCGCGTATGGTGCAACCACCATTGCGGAGTACGCTGGCCTCGCCAAGCGCGCACCGCTGACAGGCGGGGCGATGGCGGTCACCGGTCTCGCGCTGGTCGGGATTCCGCCATCGATTGGCCTGCTCGGCAAGTGGTTTATCGCCCTCGGCGCAATCGAACAGGGATCATGGGGCGTTGCGATTGTCATCTTCGTCAGCACGCTGCTGACGCTGGGCTACGTGGCCCAGATCATCGAGAAGCTCTACTTCAACGCGCCACGCGAAGCAGAGCCGACGGAAGCAGCCGAAAACGAGACCGTTGAGACCGCAGCACTCAGTGATTCGCCGGTGGCCGACGGTGGTCGGGCGGCCAGTCCGGTTGCCACCGAGCGACTGGCAGTCGTCGTCGTGCTCGCCGTCTCCACGGTCGTGTTGTTCGCGTCGGTCGACCTGTTTGAGATACTGCTCGATCCCGTCCTCGGGAGGTTCTTCGCATGAACGAAATCACAGCTATTCGCCCACTCGCTGCCGTCGCCGTATCGTTCGTTGCCGCCGCGCTTATCCTCGCGTCGGGCCGCAGACCGAACCTCCGCGAGGCGTGGACGATCCTCGCCTCGGTTTCGATGTTCGGCATCGTCGCCAGCATGGTACCCGGCGTCCTCGCCGGAGAAGTGTACGTTACCAATCTCGGGACGATCCTGCCGTACGTCGACTTCGTCCTTCGTGCGGACCCTCTCGGCGTCCTCTTCGCCTCACTCGCCAGCCTGCTGTGGGTCGTCACGAGTTTCTACAGTATTGGCTACATGCGTGGGCTCGACGAGGACAACCAGACGCGCTACTTCGCATCGTTCGCCATCTCGGTCGCCTCGGCGGTCGGGATCGCCTTTTCGGGTAACTTGCTGACGATCTTCATCTTCTACGAGGTACTGTCGGTGGCGACCTACCCACTGGTCGCCCACGACGAGACGCCAGAGGCCCGCGCCGCAGGCCGGAAATACCTCGCCTACACCTTCTTCGGTGGCGGTGTGTTGGTACTCGCTGGGACCGTGATGGTCTACTGGCTCACGAGTATTGCCGGGCCCGCTGGGAGTGCAACGGTCGACTTCACGCCGGGCGGGATTGCCGCGCTCGCTAACGCCGAGCCGACCGCCGCGTCACTGGCGTTCATTGTTCTCGCACTCGGCTTCGGTGTCAAAGCCGGACTGATGCCGCTCCACCAGTGGCTCCCGAGCGCGATGGTCGCGCCGACGCCGGTCTCCGGGCTGCTCCACGCGGTCGCCGTCGTCAAAAGCGGTGTGTTCGGCATTGCACGCGTCGTCCTCGACGTATTCGGTCCCGAGACGCTCTCGAATCTCGGCTCGAACCTCTTTGGCGACCTCGGCATCGCGTTCCCGCTTGCGGTCATCGCAGCGATCACCCTGACGGTCGCCAGCATCATCGCTCTGCGGCAGGACAACCTCAAACGCAGGCTGGCCTACTCGACGATAAGCCAGCTTTCCTACATCGTCCTCGGACTCGCGCTACTGGAGGGCAATGCCCTCATCGGTGGACTGCTCCACATCCCGGCCCACGCGTTCATGAAGCTCACTCTGTTCTTCTGTGCAGGGATCATCCACGTGGAGACCCATACCGACGACATCAGCGATATGGCCGGGATCGGTCGACGGATGCCGCTGACGATGGTCGCCTTCGGGGTGGCCGCCGCCGGGATGGCCGGGATTCCGCTCGTAGCTGGCTTCGTCAGCAAGTGGTATATCGTCATTGGCGCGTTAGATGGCGGCAACGCGATCTTCGCGGCGGTACTGTTGGCCTCGGGAATACTCAACATTGCCTACTTTTGGCCCATCGTCTACCAGGCGTTCTTTGAGTCTCCCGAGGACCACGACGAGAAACCGCTCATCGAAGGCCCATTCGGTGGACGAGAGGCAATGCGGGCCGACGGTGGCGATAGCCACGAGAGCGACGAGATTACAGAGCCAGAACACGTCGACCATCTCGACGAGCGCCATGGAGGAGAAGACCACCACGGCGGGCCGCCAGCGAGCGGCTGGGCCAAGAGCAACTGGCGCGGCGGCGAGAGTACATGGTTCATGCTGGGGCCAATCTTGACCGCAGCAGTGCTCTCGCTCCTGCTCGGGATCGTTCCGCACACAATCGTCTTCCTGCGGATCGTCGAGACGATTGTCGGTAATCTGCCGGGGGTGATGATCTGATGACGACTGTACTGACGACCGCGTCAGCGGGCGCGCTGACGATGGTGCCGCCGGGAGTCGTCCTGTTGGCGGTTGCCATCCTCGTCGCACTGCTCCCGCGACGCGCTGGCCACGCCCTCGGCGTCGCCGCATCGGCGGTGACCCTCGCATGGGTGTGGACCATCCCGTCCGGAGCCTATCTCCAGACGCAGTTCCTCGGCTTTGAGGCCGTGCTGTTCAACGTCGACGAGTTCTCGCGGCTGATGGGGATCATCTTCGCGCTGATCGGCATCGTCGCAGTGGGCTACTCGTATGCCAGCGAGGCCGAGTCGACCCAGACCGGCATCGCGCTGTCCTACGTAGCGACGAGCTTTGGCGCGGTCTTCGCCGGTGACTGGCTGACGCTCCTCTTCTTCTGGGAGCTGATGGCGGTCACCAGCACGCTGTTAGTCTGGCATTACAAGGGGAAAGCGATCCGAGCAGGCTACCGGTATGCGATCTTCCACGGCATCGGCGGCACGCTGCTGATGGCCGCAATCTTGCAGACCTACGTCGACAAAGGCACCTTCCTGTTTGCCTCCGTGCCCGGCGGCCCGGAGATCGCTGGCATCACAGCCGGACTCCCGGCCGCGCTTGCGGCAATCGGTATCGGCGTTAATGTCGGCTTTATCGGGCTCCACACGTGGTTACCGGATACCTACCCGCGGCCGCATATCGCCGCCAGCGTCTTCCTCTGTGTGTTCACCACGAAGACCGGCGTGTATGGCATGTATCGAGCGTTCCCGGAGGGAAGTCTCGCTATCGCCTACATGGGTGGCGGGATGGCCATCTTCGGCGCGACCTACGCGTTGTTCCAGAACGATATGCGTCGACTGCTCTCCTACCACATCCAGTCGCAGGTCGGTTACATGATCGCCGGGGTCGGTATCGGGACCGCGCTCTCCCAAGCAGGGGCCTTTGCCCACGTCTTTAACCACATCCTCTACAAGGGACTGCTGTTCATGACGGCGGGCGTCATCATCTACCGCACTGGCGAGGAGAATCTCAAGAAACTCGGTGGGCTGGCCCGACAGATGCCGATTACCGCGGCTTCCTTCACGGTGGCCGCTCTCTCGATTGCTGGCTTCCCCTACTTCAACGGCTTCGTGAGCAAGGGAATCATCATTGACGGAGCCCACTACACCTTCGGGGAAGGGCCGCTTCCAATCGGGGAGTTCCACACGCTCGAATGGCTGTTGCTGCTCGGCGGGATCGGGACGTTCATGTCGTTCATCAAGTTCGGCTACTACGCCTTCTTCCACGGCGACTCCGGGTGGGAGGTCGAGGACGCCAACCGTGGGCAGTCCATGGCGATGGTAACTGTCGCGGTACTCTGTGTTTTCTACGGCGTCTCCGATGCCTCGCTTTTCGCACTGCTGCCGTTCGACGTTACAGATCCGGCCGTCGTCGACGAGGTGTACACGACCTACACCGTGCCTCACATCATCGAGGGTGTGATCCTCGGCGTCCTCGGACTGATCGGCTTCGCGCTGGTCAAAAAGCCGTTGTCGAAACTGGGTCGCGTACCCGATGTCGACGCGATCTACAATCCCGCGATGTTCTACGGTGGCCGCGGGCTGGTTGTGGGCGTCACCGAACTCTGGGCGGGCGTCGACCGCGTCGTCATGCGAACGATTGCCCGACTGAAACAGGCTGGGTCGAACCCACAGGCTGTCGTACAGCGGCTCGGAGTGGGTAGCCCAGAAAACCCGATCCCGCTCCGGGCGGGTATCGGGCGGAGCATCTTCGTGCTGACCGCGCTCGTCGCAGTCGCACTCACTGTGTTACTGCTGGTCTAAGCGGTCGACGCCGTGGCCGTTCACCGATGGAAACGGTTTTTCAGCAGCCAATCCAACGCTCCGTATGAGCCACCGAGTTATTGCGGATCTCTCGCCGGACGAGCGCGTCGCATTTTTCGAACGCGACGCCGGTATCGATGCCGTCCGAGGGGATGTCGAGGAGATCATCGACCGCGTTAGCACTGAGGGCGATGTTGCACTCCGCCAGCTGTCGGCCGAACACGACGATGTCGAGGTCGGCAACATTGACGTGACTGATCTCGCCGAGCGAGCACACGAGGAGGTCGACGACGAGATTCTCGATGCGATTTCGACCGCAGCCGACAACATCCGTGAGTTCCACGAGCGACAGGTCCCAGACGACTGGCGCGAGGATTTCGACGGCCGGGAGTTAGGCCGTTGCTACCGCCCGCTCGAAGGGGTCGGCGTCTACGCCCCCGGCGGCACCGCAGCCTACCCATCCAGCGTCCTGATGGGTGTCATCCCCGCGAAAATCGCAGGCGTCGACCACATCGCGGTCGCCACACCACCTGCCGATCCGATGAACCCCGTGACGCTCGCGGCGGCCCACGAAGCCGGCGCGGATCGAATCTATGCGGTCGGCGGCGCGCAGGCTGTCGGCGCGCTTGCCTACGGAACTGAGACCGTGAACGCGGTCGACAAGATCGTCGGTCCCGGAAACAAGTGGGTCACAGCAGCCAAGGCCGCCGTTCGGGGCGATGTCGAGATCGATTTCCTCGCCGGACCGAGCGAACTGCTCGTGGTCTGTGACGAGACCGCCGACCCGGAGTTCGTCGCCAGCGACCTCATCGCACAGGCCGAACACGACCCCAACTCCTCGGTCGTCGCGGTGACTGCTGACGAGGGGACTGCCGCGGCAATCGGCGAGGAACTCAACCAGCAGGTCGACGACCGCGAGCGAAGCGAGACCATCGAGAAGGCACTGGCTAACGAGGCCAGCGGCGTCCTGCTGGCGCGGTCGATGTCCGAAGCAGTCCTCTTTGCTGAGGAGTATGCCGCCGAACACCTTTCGATTCAGGCTGACGACGACGAGGCCCTGCTCGACCGGATCGATTCGGCCGGCAGTGTCTTTTTGGGTCCGTATACCCCGGTCGCCGCAGGCGATTATGCGTCCGGTACCAATCACGTACTGCCGACTAACGGCGGGGCCAAGCGGTTCGGTGGGCTCTCGGTCGACGCCTTCCTCCGGTCGACGACGGTCCAGCGACTCGACGAGGAGAGTTTGAGCGGTCTCTCGGAGACGATTACCACGCTCGCCGAAGCCGAGGGGCTGGAGGGCCACGCCGAGAGCGTCCGGCGGCGGTTCGAGTAGTCAGTAGTCGTCGACTACCAGTGCCGACGCTCTCGGCACGGAACCGGTTCTGATTGCATCCCGTCGTCACAGTTAACAAGCTTGGAGAGAAAGACAATGGTATGAGCACGGGAACCGTCGACGGCAGTTCGGAATCCGCAGTGGCGGTCTCTGAACTGGCCGCCGAGAAGGCGCTCGCGTTGATGGACAGCGAGGGAATGGATCGGGATATCGGTGGGCTCCGGCTGTTCGTCCAGCAGGGCGGCTGTGCGGGGCTCTCCTACGGGATGCGGTTCGACGACGAACCGGAAGACGACGACACGATCACGGTCCACCACGGGCTTCGTGTCTTCGTCGACCCCGCAAGTCTCGACTATATCGGCGGCAGTCGACTCGAGTACGAAGACGGCCTGCAGGCCGCGGGATTCCACGTCGAAAACCCCAATGTCGTCTCCGAATGCGGCTGTGGCGAGAGTTTCCGGACGTAGGGCCACAGCTAAACCGTTTGCTGTTCTTTCTCCCGGCATGGATCTCGAAGCGCTGACTGTCGAGTCGGAAGGCACTGTCTACGTCGACCGTGAGGATACCGAACGCGGCTCCGAAGGCCCATTTTATGCAGTGTATACCACCGAGGCTGCGACCGACCGGTGGGGGTACTTCTGTAGTTCGTGTGAGAGCGTCGACAACGCGATGGATACGATGGGGCGGATCGTCTGCAACGAGTGTCCAAACGTCCGCAAACCCGAAGAGTGGGACGCTGCCCACGAGTAGTCGACGGCTAACGGTAGTCTAGGGCATGTGTGACAAAGTTTATCATACAGGCTATCGTAGGCTCACGTGGATGGCCCCTGTTACCATACCACCGACTGAAGAGGCCAGGACCGTGTTCCGACGGCTCGGCTACGCTATTAGCGAGGAGGGTAGCGAGTTCGTCGCGGAACGAAAGTGGCGTCGCGTCCGTGTGACACCACTCTGTGCAGATGATGCCACCCAGCCAGATCCCGTACTCGGAGATGAATCCGAAACCGGGCTGCGGCTTCGGTGTTTCGTCACATGGATGCAGTGTACAGGGGAGTTACGTGAGTATCTGCGGACAACAAAACCGCCGTACGACTGGGCAATCATTGGGATCGAAGAAGACGACGACGCGGAGTTCGAAGTCGTCCACCCCGACAGTTCGCTGGCACCAGCGTAGCGTCATCGGCCGGTTGGGCCGACTCTCTGGATACTGTCAGCGTCGGGTACTTTTTGAGGGTGTGCGTTGAACGGACTGCCGCAATGGTACATAAGAAGGTAACACTGATCGGCAAGAGTCCCGAGAGCTTTGATCGCGCAGTCGACGACGCAATCGACCGCGCCCAAGATACCCTCGACAACGTCCACTGGATCGAAGTCGAGGAGCTGGGCGTCGAACTCGCAACCGTCGAGGATCGAGAGTATCAGGCGGAAGTGGAAGTCGCCTTCCAGCTCGAAGGGTAGCCTCACGGCCGGGTTCGTTTTTTCTGTTGGATCAATCGCTGGACGGAACGATAGCCTCTTTGCTCCCGCACGGCGAGTCGAAGCCAGATGACGCTTGTCGTGGTTCCAGTCCGGTATCCGCTCTCGGCCCACTCAACGGCGACACTCGCCGAGGCGATCCGTATCAGCAACGACCGTGGGGCAGAGTTGTCAATACTCCACGTCGACCTCTATCAGGACACCAATCACGTCAGTCGAACCGAACTCAAAACAGCGGTCGAACGTGAGTTCGGCGACCTCCAACAGGCCCGCTACGTTGTCCGGCGCGGGTTTCTGGTCGAGGAGACGATTCTCGAAGAGATCGCGGCCGAAAAGGCCGATGTCGTCGTCATTGGCTCCGGACAGGCCAGCCAATGGAAACGGATGGTCCGGAAACTGCTTTCTGATCCGGATATCGGTGCCTACCTCCGAGAGAAACTCGACTGCACCGTGATCACGGTCGACGCCGACGGCCGCACTGACGAGTAGCCTCCGTCTACCAGTTAAACACCGAACGTCGCCCGGAGCATGTCGCGGGTTCCGGGGCCGAGACCGACCGCAACTACTGCGACGAGCAGCAGGATCGCATACCGCGGACTCTCCTCAAACAGCTCATCGTTGAAGATCCACACGAGGAACGTTGCGGCAACCAGTTTGACCAGCAGGAACGGCCACGCATCACCAGTGACCGCAAGAATCGAGTCAGGGAGCAGCAGGCTCGTGTACTCGACGATAGCTGCGTTGACCGGATGTTTCGGGATGAGATTCGCTCCTGCGCCGAGTGCGGGCATCCAGTTGAGGCCGACGACGTTGGCCATCCCGTCGACCGCGTGGGCCCAGATGACGACAAAGCCGATAAAGCCGGTTCCGGCGTTGAGTTCCGGATAGCTGGTGCCGATGAGTTTCCACGTCAGCCACGCCGAAAGGGTCGCCCCGACGAGCGTCACGAGCAAGACCTGCGGATGGATCGTCGCGTATTCCGTGGTCGCGCCGAGATACGTCAGATAGCCGAGCGAACCGACCAGCAGCGTGGTCCCGATCCCGGCAAGCGGATAGGCGTAGTCGTCGACGTAGCCACTCGATTCCAGACGAATGGCCACCAGCACGGCCACCAGCGTGAGGACGAACATCGTGAAATAGATGAACGGGCTGATGATTACGGCGCTCCACGGGAAGTCAATCAGTGGTTCAGCACCGAACCGCATCGCCGAGATGCCCGCGTCTTCGATGGTCCGCAGGGCACCGCCCAACAGCATGAACGGGAACAGCGCGTAGAAGAACCGCCGGTCGGTCCCGATGTCGAGCCTGCGAAGCAGGAGGATCACGCCGAACAGCGTAAACAGCAACATGAGCATGTAGCCAATCTCCGAAACCAGCGTGTAGCCCGGGTAAGCGACGATATGTCCGGCGGTCTCGGCTTGGGTACACGCACTGGCACTGCCGCCGAAGTCGACGGTCCCGCCGGAGCGGATCGCACAGTTCGCCCCGTTGCCGTCGGCGACGACCGGGCCCCAGAAGTACTGCCAGAGGAAGCGACCGTAGACGAGTTCTCGAAACAGCAGCGATCCGACGAGGAGGACAAGGGCGACCACGCTACCCGTACCGATCCAGAGCCGTTCTGATGAGGTGTCGAGTCGCTCGGAGACTGCAGCCATTGGGTATCCGTGGGGCGGTCAGTAAATTGAGGGTTCCGGTCTCCTGTATTGCAGTCGCCCGACCGTCAGTCGACGCTGCTGGCCAGCGCTGTCGGCGAGGCTATTCGGCTGTACTGTCGACAACCGCATTGGTCGCCGCCTGCATCGCCTCGTGAACCTCGCCGTTAGAGATCACCATCCCCGTCGAATCGTGTTGCCATCGCTCGCCGTCGACGTCAGTCACGGTCCCTCCGGCCAGTCGAACCAGATGGACGCCAGCGACGCTGTCCCACGGATGGGCCTGCAGATCCGTGATCCCGCCCTCGATAGCGCCGTCGGCGACCAGTGCGAGGGTGGCCTGTGCGGAACCGAACCGCCGGAGGTCGTCGAACCGCGTGACGATCTCACGGGTCGCCGCGGCGTAGGCGTCCCGACTGTCGGTATCCCACCAGAGCATCGGCGCGACCGTCGACAGTTCCGGGTCGCTGGTCTCGTTCACGCTCAGCTCGGTGCCGTTCCGGTAGGCGGTCGACTCGTCAGCGGTGTAGCTGTCGCCGAGGGCGGGAAGCACGATTGCGGCCGCAACCGGCTCGCCGTCGACAACTGCCGCCACGGCGGTCCCCCAGATCCGAATCCCGTCGACGAAGTTGTTGGTGCCGTCGATTGGGTCGATGATCCAGACTGCGCCCTCGTCGGGCACCGTTTTTAACGCGTCTTCCTCTTCGCCGACGATGGTATCGTCGGGGTACGATTCCTCGATAACCTCGATTACGCGCCGTTGGGCGGCGCGGTCGGCCTCGGTGACGAGATCAGTTGCTGAACGCTTGGTCTCGGAGGCAATCCCCGTCCGGAACTGCTCGTAGGCGAGTTCGGCTCCGGCGGTTGCGGCACGCTCGGCGACGACTGCCCGCGTATCGTCGGTATCAGTCACATGCCTACACTCTCTCGATGTGACCTATAACCGTCGGTCGACGTGGTGGGTAGCCGACAATAAACCTGCAACATCTGCCATAATTTACTCAGTTCCGAATTGGAGTAAATACTTATACCCATCTCCTGTATAGCTGTGTATGCAGCCAGAAGAAGCCGTCAAACAGATCCAGTGTGTCACCGATGCCTCGCTCGACCAAGAGGGAGTCCGAGTTGCACCGATGTACAGACCGACGTTCCGCCGGGTCGCGGCGGAGGGAACTGGAGCGGACGTAAGCCGGCTCGCAGACCTGCTTACGGGAGAGATTCAGGCGGGTAACCGACCAGCACCTGAAAAGATCGATACTCTTGCTGCCAGCATCCTTCGCCGTCGACGCGCACTGACTGACGGCGGCCGAACGTAGCATCGCTGACGTCACGGTGCGGTTGCAGTGCAGTCGCAGTGAGGGTCGTGGGACGACACTGTGCGGTCGCGGTGTTTTTCTTTCCACAAAACCGGTGTATAGCTATGCGAATCGGTCTCGTCGTCAATCCGATTGCCGGAATGGGTGGTCGTGTCGGTCTCAAAGGCACCGACGGGAAGGTGAGAGAAGCCCGCGACCGCGGTGCAACGCCGCGAGCCCCCGACCGCGCCCGCCGAGCACTCGACCGGCTGGCCGAGCTTGCGCCCGACACCGAACTCCTGACTGCCGGTGAGCCACTGGGCGACTCACTGGCTCGCGAGGCTGGCCTTGAGCCAACGGTTGTTTACAACCCAGCTGTCGACCGCGACACCGACGAAACGACGGTCGACGATACGAGCGCCGCGGTTGCAGCATGTATACGCGAAGCCGTCGACCTCGTGCTGTTCGTCGGTGGCGACGGTACCGCGGCCGACGTTGCCGAGGCACTCAGTAGGACCGAAATCCCGATGCTCGGCGTTCCGGCGGGCGTCAAAGTCTATTCTTCGGTGTTCGCCGTCTCGCCCGAGGACGCCGCCGACATCGTCGTCAGCTTCGACCGCACCGAGCGACGCGAAGTGATGGATATCGACGAGGACGACTACCGCGAGGGGGAAGTCAACCCCGAACTGCGCGCGGTTGCATGGGTGCCGGTCACCGACGAGCTTCAGTCCTCGAAACAGCTCGGCGGCGGCACGGTCGACTCACTGGCCGCGGGGATCGCCGACAACATCGACCCCAATCGAACCTACGTGCTTGGGCCGGGGTCGACCGTGGGCGCGATCAAAGCGGCCCTCGGCTTCGAGGGGTCGCCCATCGGCGTCGACGTCTGGCGAGGTGGGGAGGTAGTGGCGTTGGATGCCAGCGAATCCGAAATCCTCGACTCCTTGGGCGAAGACAACGTCATCGTCGTCTCGCCGATTGGTGGGCAGGGATTCGTTTTCGGACGGGGGAATCCACAGCTCTCGCCCGCCGTCATCCGCCGCTGTGACGTGGAGATTGTTGCCTCGCGCTCGAAGCTTGATGGACTTTCGGTGCTGCGCGTCGACACCGATGATCCCGAACTCGACGACGAACTGAGAGGATGGCGGAAGGTCCGCGTCGGCCGGTTCGAACGCCGCATGATGAAAATTGTGTAGCCTGAGACACCCGTTTTGGTGGGAGACAATCACATACCGATATTCCGAGAAATATGCATGTGTGTTGTAGTCATACCAAGAGTATAGACAAGATTAAGGAGATACGAAGCCGACAGGAGGTATGGAAACGCGGAAGGTTCAGCGGTTGGGACCCTCGACGCTGGCGATGACGTTGCCAGCCGAATGGGCCAAGGAACACAACGTCGAGAAGGGCGACGAGGTTTCGATTCGGATGGGTGGCAAAGGGACTCTCACGGTACTCCCTGAGTCAGCCAACACCGAGGAAAGCGAGGCGATCATCCACGCCGACAACCTCGATGCCGGGGCGCTCGAACGCGCCATCGTCGCCCAGTACGTCCTCGGTCGACGAGTGATCCACGTTCAAAAGGAAGACGGCGCGCTCGAATCCGAACATATCAACGCGGTATATAAGGCCGAAACCCAGCTGATGGGGCTCGGTGTGATCGAAGAAACGCCCGAATCCATTGCGATTCGGTGTTCGGTCGACCCCGAGGATTTCACCCTCGACAACCTCTTAGAGCGACTGGAAAACACCGGGAGTACGATGCGCGGCGAGGGAATCAAAGCGCTGGCCCACGGGAACGAAGATCTCGCCCAGCGGGCGCTCAACCGGGAGCGACAGGCCAACAAGATCTTCGTGCTACTCCTGCGTCTCATCTTCACTGCGCATCAGAACCCCAACCTCTGTCGAGCGGTCGGTCTCGACTCTAGCTTCCCACTGATCGGCTACCGCTCGGTGGCGAAGAATCTCGAACTCACCGCGGACAAAGCCGAGGATATCGCCGATATCGTGATGGATGCCGACAGCGAGGGGCTGGATGTCGACAGTTCGACGATGCGACGAATCAGGGAGTTCACCGATCAGGTCGACGAGCTGACCGTGCTCGCAGTCCGGGCGGTCGTCGAGCGGGATTACGATCTGACGATCAAATGTCGGTACCTGTTTCAAGAGATCGCCGATCGCGAA
This sequence is a window from Halohasta litchfieldiae. Protein-coding genes within it:
- a CDS encoding monovalent cation/H+ antiporter subunit D family protein; the encoded protein is MSDVLLALLVTIPLTLAVFPLLLGLRFKNVGWPIALAGSLAVTGMSSLFAWDIYSADTAAGQRLVHEMAGYPGPYGIELVGDGLSALITLLIGVISVAVLIYGRTTGPQTNAFYSGFLLLMGGLLGMALTGDLFNLFVFLEIVGLITYALVASGDSGMAAYGALKYLFLGTVGASLYLIGVGYMLVATGTLNMLDLQSTLAGSYTDPLVQASFGFILVGLLLKIAVFPLHTWQPDAYTYAPDTVSAYISALVSTTAAYALIRISYDVFTVDFFVANPLITDAVVLVASISIVVGSLLAAMQTEIKRVFAYSSVAQFGMIVVAIGLNSETALFGAVIHLIGHGLMKATLFMGAGILSTAYGATTIAEYAGLAKRAPLTGGAMAVTGLALVGIPPSIGLLGKWFIALGAIEQGSWGVAIVIFVSTLLTLGYVAQIIEKLYFNAPREAEPTEAAENETVETAALSDSPVADGGRAASPVATERLAVVVVLAVSTVVLFASVDLFEILLDPVLGRFFA
- a CDS encoding cation:proton antiporter, producing the protein MNEITAIRPLAAVAVSFVAAALILASGRRPNLREAWTILASVSMFGIVASMVPGVLAGEVYVTNLGTILPYVDFVLRADPLGVLFASLASLLWVVTSFYSIGYMRGLDEDNQTRYFASFAISVASAVGIAFSGNLLTIFIFYEVLSVATYPLVAHDETPEARAAGRKYLAYTFFGGGVLVLAGTVMVYWLTSIAGPAGSATVDFTPGGIAALANAEPTAASLAFIVLALGFGVKAGLMPLHQWLPSAMVAPTPVSGLLHAVAVVKSGVFGIARVVLDVFGPETLSNLGSNLFGDLGIAFPLAVIAAITLTVASIIALRQDNLKRRLAYSTISQLSYIVLGLALLEGNALIGGLLHIPAHAFMKLTLFFCAGIIHVETHTDDISDMAGIGRRMPLTMVAFGVAAAGMAGIPLVAGFVSKWYIVIGALDGGNAIFAAVLLASGILNIAYFWPIVYQAFFESPEDHDEKPLIEGPFGGREAMRADGGDSHESDEITEPEHVDHLDERHGGEDHHGGPPASGWAKSNWRGGESTWFMLGPILTAAVLSLLLGIVPHTIVFLRIVETIVGNLPGVMI
- a CDS encoding Na(+)/H(+) antiporter subunit D; this translates as MTTVLTTASAGALTMVPPGVVLLAVAILVALLPRRAGHALGVAASAVTLAWVWTIPSGAYLQTQFLGFEAVLFNVDEFSRLMGIIFALIGIVAVGYSYASEAESTQTGIALSYVATSFGAVFAGDWLTLLFFWELMAVTSTLLVWHYKGKAIRAGYRYAIFHGIGGTLLMAAILQTYVDKGTFLFASVPGGPEIAGITAGLPAALAAIGIGVNVGFIGLHTWLPDTYPRPHIAASVFLCVFTTKTGVYGMYRAFPEGSLAIAYMGGGMAIFGATYALFQNDMRRLLSYHIQSQVGYMIAGVGIGTALSQAGAFAHVFNHILYKGLLFMTAGVIIYRTGEENLKKLGGLARQMPITAASFTVAALSIAGFPYFNGFVSKGIIIDGAHYTFGEGPLPIGEFHTLEWLLLLGGIGTFMSFIKFGYYAFFHGDSGWEVEDANRGQSMAMVTVAVLCVFYGVSDASLFALLPFDVTDPAVVDEVYTTYTVPHIIEGVILGVLGLIGFALVKKPLSKLGRVPDVDAIYNPAMFYGGRGLVVGVTELWAGVDRVVMRTIARLKQAGSNPQAVVQRLGVGSPENPIPLRAGIGRSIFVLTALVAVALTVLLLV
- the hisD gene encoding histidinol dehydrogenase; this encodes MSHRVIADLSPDERVAFFERDAGIDAVRGDVEEIIDRVSTEGDVALRQLSAEHDDVEVGNIDVTDLAERAHEEVDDEILDAISTAADNIREFHERQVPDDWREDFDGRELGRCYRPLEGVGVYAPGGTAAYPSSVLMGVIPAKIAGVDHIAVATPPADPMNPVTLAAAHEAGADRIYAVGGAQAVGALAYGTETVNAVDKIVGPGNKWVTAAKAAVRGDVEIDFLAGPSELLVVCDETADPEFVASDLIAQAEHDPNSSVVAVTADEGTAAAIGEELNQQVDDRERSETIEKALANEASGVLLARSMSEAVLFAEEYAAEHLSIQADDDEALLDRIDSAGSVFLGPYTPVAAGDYASGTNHVLPTNGGAKRFGGLSVDAFLRSTTVQRLDEESLSGLSETITTLAEAEGLEGHAESVRRRFE
- a CDS encoding HesB/IscA family protein; its protein translation is MSTGTVDGSSESAVAVSELAAEKALALMDSEGMDRDIGGLRLFVQQGGCAGLSYGMRFDDEPEDDDTITVHHGLRVFVDPASLDYIGGSRLEYEDGLQAAGFHVENPNVVSECGCGESFRT
- a CDS encoding DUF5816 domain-containing protein, whose product is MDLEALTVESEGTVYVDREDTERGSEGPFYAVYTTEAATDRWGYFCSSCESVDNAMDTMGRIVCNECPNVRKPEEWDAAHE
- a CDS encoding DUF7116 family protein; protein product: MAPVTIPPTEEARTVFRRLGYAISEEGSEFVAERKWRRVRVTPLCADDATQPDPVLGDESETGLRLRCFVTWMQCTGELREYLRTTKPPYDWAIIGIEEDDDAEFEVVHPDSSLAPA
- a CDS encoding dodecin, with the protein product MVHKKVTLIGKSPESFDRAVDDAIDRAQDTLDNVHWIEVEELGVELATVEDREYQAEVEVAFQLEG
- a CDS encoding universal stress protein, translated to MTLVVVPVRYPLSAHSTATLAEAIRISNDRGAELSILHVDLYQDTNHVSRTELKTAVEREFGDLQQARYVVRRGFLVEETILEEIAAEKADVVVIGSGQASQWKRMVRKLLSDPDIGAYLREKLDCTVITVDADGRTDE
- a CDS encoding DUF63 family protein — its product is MAAVSERLDTSSERLWIGTGSVVALVLLVGSLLFRELVYGRFLWQYFWGPVVADGNGANCAIRSGGTVDFGGSASACTQAETAGHIVAYPGYTLVSEIGYMLMLLFTLFGVILLLRRLDIGTDRRFFYALFPFMLLGGALRTIEDAGISAMRFGAEPLIDFPWSAVIISPFIYFTMFVLTLVAVLVAIRLESSGYVDDYAYPLAGIGTTLLVGSLGYLTYLGATTEYATIHPQVLLVTLVGATLSAWLTWKLIGTSYPELNAGTGFIGFVVIWAHAVDGMANVVGLNWMPALGAGANLIPKHPVNAAIVEYTSLLLPDSILAVTGDAWPFLLVKLVAATFLVWIFNDELFEESPRYAILLLVAVVAVGLGPGTRDMLRATFGV